In the Choloepus didactylus isolate mChoDid1 chromosome 3, mChoDid1.pri, whole genome shotgun sequence genome, agactgtaactgtgtagccaaataaaccccctttttatacaagccaatccatctctggtgttttgcattccacagcattagcaaactagaacaccacccttCAGCCTTACCATTCTCCAAGCATAGCAGGGTTACAGAGGATGGAGGTGATGATGCGGGCACCTGTGGTAGGAGGGTTTAGCCACAGAGTCTGGGCGAAGTTCATCAGCTGGGAGaggacacacagcaggtgctGGTTGTTGAGTGCCACCACGACTAGGTTCCCCACTCCTTCATCTGCAGCATTGGGACAGACAACCTCATCCTCAGTCTCCTTATTACGAGGGCCTTCACCTCTGATGCACTCTGTCTCAACCTTGCGGAAGGGAGGGTTAAACTATGGAGACCTTATTCCAGCCCAGCCAGGCCAGTATCTGGCCCCAGGAAGTTGCTAGAAACTCCTCCAGAAAAGGTACCCATCAATAAGAGTCTTAAAGGTGAAAGGGACTTGAAAGGTCACTAACTCCTTCCCCCTCATCTTATaattgaggaaacagaggccaaagatggaaaaattatttaaccaGGGTCTGTTTTAGTGGCTAATTTTAGTAGCTGAGCTGACACATCTTCCCGCTTCCATGGCTCTCCTCAGAGGGTAAAAGATGCCAAAAACATCTTCTGTGTCATGAATGTGGCACCATTTCAGCACCAggccctcccttctcctcctgaCTCATGCCCATACCATACCATAAATGCCAAAATTCTTGGACAGAGACTGACTGCAGAAGAACTCAAAGCCTCGAGACACAAAGGATCGTAAGATTCTAGTATCCTTGTCTAGGTCACCGGTGGATAAACCTTGACTGGGAATGTCAAAAAATGGGAATATCTTCTTTCTCTgtaggaggaaggagaaggaaataaagtGCCAACTGGGATGAGAAAAGGATGAGACAGATAGAGGAGATGGACAGTGAGAGGGAGGGAAGTTAGGTGACAGGTTGGGCTCACCTTCATGGTGGACGTCAACTTTGCCCACTGACTTTGTGTCAAATCGTACTCTCCAATGCTCCCGATCACAAGGACACTGCCAGGCCAGGCCTGCTATAAGTAGAGACGGTCTCATCAGGTACCCACACTACCAAGGGGTCCTGGCAGCAGGGCATTTGGagtggaagcactcctccatGATGGTTCCCACTGAAGGGCTGGACAAATCCAAGCCTAGAAAAGGTCTTGGATAATTAGAGGATggtggcaaagaaaaaaagactgttCAGTCATGTCTGGGGAGAAATTTTCAAGCTGGGCCTCTACCTCTACCACGTTGAGGAGCAAGCCAGGGTCCATGCACAGCTtcttggggtcccagaaggagtaCTCATAAACCATAAACCCCATGTCCTGGAAGATGTATCCATGCAGTTCTGTGGAAACACAGACCCCCACCAACTGGTACATGAGAAAGGGAGAGATGGAAGCAGAGGTGCAACAGAGCAGGCCTGAGGGTTGCTGTTGGAAGGTggggcaacaaaagaaaaagaacaagcaCCTCTTGGCTCACCCGCCATTTCTCTTGTAATGGAGAGTGAGGAGGACAGCAGTGAAGATGGCTAATGGGGTGGAGATCAGGAGCAAGGGGCAGGGATCTTCTGTCACAGTCATCTTTGATAACACTCACCCTTTTGCAAAGAGGTGATGTAAATTATTTGAGCATCCGGATGCCAAGTTCTGAGGAAGCGGGCCCCAAGCTGAAAGGCACCACTGCTGCCAACAGTGTGCATGCCTCCTGCCTGCCAGCCAAAAATGAGCAGAAGCAACGCTTTAAAATGAGGAATAAGAATGAAAGTAGCACCCAAGTTCAGGTCATTCCTGTCTTTAAAGAACTTTTGACTCTGCAGTGTGGGGTAGTAATGGGGCACTGGATTTTGGTACTGAGCCTGGCTCAGCCCTTCGATGGATACAAGCTATGGACTCCCTGACCCACAAATGTCTCCTTTGTCAACATCAGGGGGCTTTCCAAGGTCCCTTTCAGGTTTAAAATCATACAGTCGCAGGTCTCCACGCCCCGTGGGCTGGGTTGGTAAAGACAGGGAGGGCCCTTCTTCTCACCCTGTTCTCCACAATGGCTTCACTGTACTTTCCAAGGAGAAGTTCCAAGGAGGCATGGATGAATGACTTCATGCCCATGACAGGCATGTACTCAAAGTTGAGGGACGGATCCTGGGCAATCTGCAGTCGGATCTTCTGCACCACGGGAGAGATCCAGGGGTGGCCATCGTCGGTCATGCAGACTGGAAAGGAAATCCGGGAAGCAGCTCCAGATGCCCAGCCTCAGAGCCTCTGACCTGGGCTCTGCAGACAGCCCACAAACCACCTACCTGTTCTGGGTTTCTTGGGGCTTTGGAAAGTTGCTTATGAAAAGacaaatttctctctttctttttcctttttaaaaacagtgtGTTGTTagtgaatgtgctggtttgtgaCTGTTGCATACCCCAGACaaaactatgttcttttgatccattctggtgggtgcagacttattgtgggtgggatcttttcattgggttgtttccatggagatgtgacccacccaattgtgggttggctcttttaattagattatttccatggagatgtgagtccgcccattcagggtagatcttgattagtttatggaGTCCTTagagctgagagccaacacagacccagttgcttggagatgcagacagacagaaagacatttggaggtgctaagagatgaagccccagagaaactgagaacccctagatgcttaaagagaaggccactggaatcagaagctgaaagcaacacaacccaggagcaaaggacaaacagacaccagccacatgccttccctagctgacagaggtgttctggatgccatcagcctttcctcagtgaaggtatcctcttgttgatgccttagtttggacacttttatagccttagaactgtaaatctgtgaactaataaactcccgttgtaaaagccaatccatttctggtgttttgctttctggcagtcTTAACAAACTGGAACGGTGAATGTATAATTTTTGACTTTTTGAAAAAGACACAACTGAAACTTAATGCCATTTTAAagagcaaaaataatacaaaaaatgaaagttatagatacacaagattaaaaaaaaaggtaacctGACTTTTATGGTGGTGAGAACCAGCCACACATAAGAAGGATCCATTTGGGGACCCATTCTTGGTTTAGgaatggaagagagagaggaagagagagcaggGAGGATGAAGAGGCTGAAGGACATGCAGTTGCCATGCAGTCTCCACATGCAGAGCTGGGGAAGAGAACACAACCCTTTCTTGATCCCTGGAAGCCCCCGGAGGAGGGAAGAGGGCATGCGATGATTGGGGGACAATCTCTTCCCCTCCACTAGAAGCAGGGCAGCTCTGCTAACAAGCAGGGACCCCTCCACCTGAAATGGTGAAATACGGCCCTCCTAAGATGTACTAAGTCTTACACTCCAAAACTAC is a window encoding:
- the GOT1L1 gene encoding putative aspartate aminotransferase, cytoplasmic 2; this translates as MPTLSVFVDVPLAQKLEGSFLKSYKQDEDPKKMFLAYRVCMTDDGHPWISPVVQKIRLQIAQDPSLNFEYMPVMGMKSFIHASLELLLGKYSEAIVENRAGGMHTVGSSGAFQLGARFLRTWHPDAQIIYITSLQKELHGYIFQDMGFMVYEYSFWDPKKLCMDPGLLLNVVEQAWPGSVLVIGSIGEYDLTQSQWAKLTSTMKRKKIFPFFDIPSQGLSTGDLDKDTRILRSFVSRGFEFFCSQSLSKNFGIYDEGVGNLVVVALNNQHLLCVLSQLMNFAQTLWLNPPTTGARIITSILCNPAMLGEWKYSLKEVVENIMLIKEKVKEKLRLLATPGNWDHITAQRGTHSYLGLNFQQVEYLVKKKHIYIPKNSRINFTCINADNIDYITQSINEAVLSTKDSESK